The Rhodamnia argentea isolate NSW1041297 chromosome 7, ASM2092103v1, whole genome shotgun sequence genome contains the following window.
taatgagTAATTTATACAAAACATGTAATAATAGTATGTGGATCTACGATCAGAAACAACTAACACTACCGTCATGGAAGCATTTCCCTATTGACATTGTGGGGGAGAAAAAATGATTGAGGTTCCTCAATCTTCTTTACTTTAAGTAATCATCTAGATTATTTATGACTCGATATCCAAACATTTTGGCTAGTTTGATTTTACATATATAAGCAAATCGCATTGCTTATGCACATCGGATGGAAGTGTTGGGATGTTATGCTGCTCAGTCTAACTCCCAGTCATTTACCAGAGATTAATTGTtatctgatttgatttgatttgatttgtacATTCATTCTTTGTTTGGTAAAAGGCAGAGTTTTACTCCAACAACAATGACAAGTTTTatccaattaaattaaataggCTGCTTAAAATTTCAACCAACCCCCCTAATAATTCTCTTTTGTACAAACGACCTCTATTACTGTCTTTAAATTGATGATCTAGATTTTTTTCACGACTTGGTTGGCCTGATGTTATTCTCACACTTTCTAgtaaattctcttttttttaccgTAGGCTTTAAAACGAGTCAAATCGATAAAAAATGTGGAAAAAAGATCCACATTAATTTTAATCCACCTAATTACGAATTCAACTCGAGTTCATAATTCCATAGTATTTTCTTCGGCATTCTTTTTTTGTACATATATTTTGCTAGATTCTTCGGTACGGGGCTAAGTATTAACAAATAAGTTCAATGTCAACTTGAGCTTATTATGATGTTATGGCGATCCAAACATAACCTAAACGAGTTAACGCGTATCGAGCATATCACCTCCATTCAATTCGAGCTTGCAAAATATAATTCTATCGAGTTCGATATTTCGAAAAAAgaacttgttcttttctttcccgAAGAAAATGAACCAAATCGATCTCCAGACGTGATGAATAAAAACATGTTTCAATTGTTAACGACTTCAGTCTCATGGGAGCTCGATGTCATCTCACGAATTTCCCCCGCCACCTTAGAATTTATCATGCTAAAAATTTCCCTAAAATTCCGACACAAAATGTAAACGACAGAAAGAGATTATTcagacaaaaaaagagaaaaaaaaggagctaTTGCCAATCGGATAATATGCAATGAACTGTTTTCTGCTATTTTAGGGTTTATCCCTTCACAACACCCCATCCATAGCAAGCGCTTCTCGCCCAAATCGTTGGCTTAAACACCGCTCAACCATCTAATCATGAAGATTAGCACCGCCAGCTCATTTGATTagctaaaaagaaaattcctaattttaggGAAACCCATGCAGTATAAAACTCCCCATGCATGGCCTTAACACCCTCAACTTTGTAgataacagagagagagagataatccATCTCTCTTTCCCTAATCGCTTTTTGTGTGACTCTTCTCCGGCCCATCGCCGGTAAAGAACACCGTGAAAATGGTCGGTAAAGTAGTTGTATCGGTTATTTCCATCATCCTTGTCGTCGGCGTCGTCATCGGCGTCGTCGCGGGAGTCCACAAGTACGGGTCTGCTGGAGACTCCGCCGAGAAGTTGACGCCGCAGATGAAGGCGGTTTCCTCCATCTGCGCGCCGACCGACCACAAGGAGCTCTGCATGAAGAGCCTCGGCGCGTACGCCGCCAACGCCACCACCGACCCTAAGGAGCTCATCAAGGCCGCCGTGCTCGCCACCCTTGATGAGATGAAGGGCTCCTTCAACTTCTCCGAGTCTCTGGCCGCCAGTGCCACCGAAGCCCCGGTCAAGATGTCGCTGGATGACTGCAAGGACCTGTATCAGTTCGCCATCGACGAGCTCCAGGCGGCTTTCTCCTTCGTTGGGGACAGCGATCTCCACACCGTGAACGACCGCGTCGCCGAGGTCCAGAACTGGCTCAACGCCGTCGTGTCGTACCAGCAGTCCTGCTTGGATGGTGTCGACGACGCGAAGCTCAAGGCCGACTTGCAGAACAACCTCCAGAACGCGACGCAGCTCACGAGCAACGTGCTTGCCATCGTCTCGGAGATATCCAAGGTCCTCGCTGCCTTCGACATCAAGCTGAACCTCACTCCCAACTCCCGCAGGCTGATGAGCATGGACGAGGGCGGTTACCCTTCGTGGTTTTCGGCCGCGGACAGGAAGCTGTTGGCCAAGGTGGACAACAGGAGGATCGTCCCGAACGCGGTGGTGGCCAAGGACGGGAGCGGGCGGTTCAGGACAATCGCGGCGGCGCTTGCGGCATACCCCAAGGGGCACCGCGGGAGGTACGTGATCTACGTGAAGGCCGGCGTGTATGACGAGTACATCACGGTGAACAAGGACCAAGTGAACGTGTTCATGTACGGAGATGGGCCGAGGAGGACCATTGTGACCGGTCACAAGAACAAGGCCCTTGCCGGCATTTCGACATGGCAAAGCGCCACCTTCTGTGAGTTTTCTTTCCGCAACACACAAAACCAAATCAAAATCGAGACTCGCTCCATAtgataaatgacaaaaaaaaaaaaaatgaacgatttttttaATGCAGCTGCCATCGGAAACGGATTCCTTTGCAAGTCCATGGGATTCCAGAACACAGCCGGATACAGGGGCGAGCAGGCGGTGGCGCTCCGCGTCCAGTCGGACATGTCCGCCTTCTTCAACTGCCGCATGGACGGTTACCAAGACACCCTCTACGTCCAGACCCACAGACAGTTCTACCGCAACTGCGTCATCTCCGGCACCGTGGACTTCATCTTCGGCGACTCGGCGACCGTCATCCAGAACTCCCTCATCATCGCCCGCAAGCCCGGCCCCGGCCAGCTCAACACCATCACCGCCCAGGGCCGCGAGGAGCGGTTCGAGACCACGGGGCTCGTCCTCCACAACTGCAGGATCGTCCCCGAGCAGAAGCTCTACCCGCAGCGGTTCGCCATCAAGACGTACCTCGGCCGCCCCTGGAAGCAGTACGCCCGGACCGTGATCATGGAGTCGACCCTTGGCGACTTCATCCACCCGGCCGGGTACCTGTCGTGGAACGGGGACAACACGTGCGTGTACGCGGAGTACGGCAACCGCGGCCCGGGGGCGCGGGCCAGCGGCAGGGTGAAGTGGAAGGGCGTCCGGGTGATCAGCAAGAAGGAGGCTCAGGCTTTCGCCGCCGGTCCGTTCCTTCAGGGACGCCTGTGGTTGAAGTACACCGGCTTCCCGTTCATGCTCGGGTTGAGGTACTAGGGACAGCAACCTCTTAGAGGATTGAGTGAAGAGTGATTGTACGGCCATTTGTACCTTCGAGGAATCCatgtgaaattacgaaaatgcccgAATTACTTGAATCCGCTACTTACATAcagatttttcatgaaaacataTAAGCACAACATTATAAACTTCAAGTTGACGAAATAGAAGCATAAACAACACTCGAGGGGAGCTTGAAGATGGACAACGAAATTGAGAATTCTAACGGATCTTTGCTTGAACATCGATGGCGGAATTAAGAAGGGCAATGCCAGCGTAATAAACTGATAGTACTGTTCCTGTCGATGAGTAATGGTGCATTATTGGCCACCCATCTTAGTTGTCGGAGAGGATGATTAGTTTCATATTTAAATACACAGGTGCATCAAGTTcttggaaggaaaagaaaatcgcgGGGGTAATTGAACTATACTTTTTTAAATGATAGATAATAAATTAAAGAATTCACGtaagaagaaaattaaatatcAAACACGAATCGATTATTTTGGTTCGCGGACTTTCAAATTTCtctaactttgaaaaaaaatgaaattcactgATTTCTCTTGATTCTAATTTCTCTTGCTTTTCCATATAGAAGACAACCCACTTATTCATAATTAATGATGGTGCAATTCTGACCATATATTTGTTTTACAAGTTCGTGGCAACCGGTTGGACTTGTGGAGGaatttaaatgtcaattttataAGATACACGTACATTATTTACATCTACGGTGGAAgctaaacaaaaaaagagggacAATGGCACCCTAAATTTTTCTGTTTAAATTGTTCATTATGTTGAAAAAATTTTCTATGGTCACCATTAAATGATGACATGATGTTGCAGTAGCATCTTCCATCGCtttcaaaactttttacaaATATGAGATAGAACAAATATAAAATTCCAGTTGGCACCACTACTAAGGAAAATCCCTAGAATTCTATATTTGGGAATTGATTGAGTAGTCGCAttattgctccttttttttatactagCGGTGCGGAAACCGCTAATCTGTCAGTCCGACAATCTTgttattatttctaattttacgatttgtcaattaatgaatgttttatgcaaaacgcGTGATGATATTGTGTGAAACTATGGTTAAAAGTAACTGATAATGCTATTAAATTGTCATGGAAGCATTTTCCGTAACATGATCAATTAGAATTCTAAATGGCAAGGAGCTCGCTAAGTACACTCGAGGCCGAGCTCGTAGCTCGCGGGAGCCGCTAGCCTATGGGCACCAGCAAGTTTtgtgagagagaggagagaatgcGAGTCACCGGGGGCGAGGGGCCAAGCGGCGAGTGGGCAAGGGAAGTGGTGTCGGGAGACGGCGGCGGCAGCGGAAAGAGGTGGAGAaaggatgtcacgccccgatcccgggcccgcaacaaccctaccaaaacacCTCAAGTCAAAATGGACGACGTCCCAAgtacgtcatcgacccattatttttatcttttattagcGCACGCGGAACGTGTAATTTCCCTAAACAAATATAAAATCTACGGGAATAGAAAAGTAGGATGTCAAACAAACAACCACATCAATTAATAACacaacgatcatttttatttaattatcttgttaatCCCGGGAAGTACGtacatacaagccctacctcggggccactttCTCTGATCCTCAAAAATACCGGTTCATGGttaggggttaacactactccatgcTAATAAAAAAGAAGCCATCCTTACTTCTAGCTTCCCACGCCTAAtacccgaaaaatggttaacaacaacgggtgagatataaaatctccgtgagtcgacgcctaagtccgagtaggacattgactcgctcaaggcaaCCTAAACATGCATGATAATATCGATAgcggatcaatagcgtgcgattCACGCTATGCTATATCTACCACATGGCCAAGTACAATATCATAGCGAatcttcaatcacatgcaaacttaccccacCATGGGCCACACAACGAACAGTTCATATCATAACAACCAACAACATATAAACCATGACACTCAACCGTAACACTCATCACAATCTCATACATAATGTATCAcacgtgttccggttattaaAAACCATCGAGCCCagcgcacacgaccggtgtggcttaacactacgaccggcagtGTCACCGGGCATGACTAGGCTTCGtctcttacttccggcgacggcgtccgATAGTCCGTAAGATTCgcacgaccggcacgacacggaTCTACCAGGAATCCctgtaggggcttcggtccttcacaagctgcgaccggcgtCTAATAAGTCATGTTATTCCGCACGACCGGCACGGCACAAACTTATTAGGAAACCGTACGACCGACACggtataatctcatcatatgaccacacaagtaCACCGGACAATCaagccaattcttatctttgcatttaatccaATGCATCCACAAGcgatcgtgctcaaaacttggctcgaggccatttttatgctcaaaattcgGTCCACACGTGGTCATATAGATATACAAATCAACCACAAGATTTTGCAACCATAAACGGGGTGATCACTCACATCAATCCAGACAAGTAGCAGTCATTatacaatcacccaataataatacaataaccgcccaataataataatcataatcatacagtaataattaaattaacgTAATTAACTATCTCGatcacatttaattaatccgacCCGATTAATTATTCCGGACTTCCATTAATAATACCaaaataccaaaatatttagctGATTAAGCTTCACGCAAGTAATTTGATCGCATGCAATTAAATTATCTGATTCCAATTAAAATAATCTAATTAGCAGTcaataatattaaatctatccttaaacgcaAGAAACGCCCtattcagagtttaggggttaactcacaactcatGCGTTCGATGTTGAGTCGGATTCTCGGATCGGCTTACGAACTCCCATATCGGATCGAGTCCACGTGGGACTTCGGGTTGGCTCAACCTTAGGTCGGAACCGTGGTGGCAACGGGGCAGCTATACTGTGGCTGGACAAAGATAAGGTTCGGGTTTAGGGGTTGCGGGTCAGAATTTCGGTTCGGGTGATTTGGGTCCTCAGGTTAGCGCCGCGACACGGATTTAAGCGTCGGAGCTAGCACATTCTCAGGTCCTCGGTTATTTTCGGATTTGGGACTACACTGTTTGGGTCTCGGGTGGCCGATAGAAGTGATGAACAGTGGAGGTTGGGATCGCGGCGTCACAAAACCGAGGGAACGTGGGCTGTGGTTCGTCGTCGGGACGCGGCGAGGTCAAGTGAAAGTGGTCGAGGATAGAGCACGGCGGCGTGAGCCGTGTTGGCTCTCAGTCCCTGAGATCCCACGAGTCCAAGATGGCGCGACGCCGTTGGGGTGGAGGCTGGCGCGGCGCTGAGCGGCGGAGGCAACGACTGGAGGTTGGTGCGTCGCAACGGCGAAGGCCGGAGGCGGCTGGGCAGTGAGACCGTCGGTGGTGGTCGTTGGTGGGGGCTGGTTCAAGcgaaacagaaagaaagaagaggaacaaagaagcaaagcgaagaagaagaagagaaacagtGCAGCAGGGGGTTTCTGTCACGTCACAAcgcaagaagaaggagaaagaacgAGGGAGAAAACGATGCAAAAGGAGGAGATGGGATTGTGGTGGGGCCGCGTCGTTAGGGGGGTCAGGGGgagtgaaaagaagaagactagaaaaaagaagaagagaaaggggaaAACGTGAGGTGGGGGAAACTTGGGCAGGAAGGGGGGGAGAAAAGTCAAAACTTGGGGAAGGGGGGTGATGAGGTGGGCAATGATGTCACCTTAACTAaagtgggtttttttccaatttaatttttttaaaaataatatttacaaaaatattttttaaaaataaatattaacggatttgggtctcgctcggcagttgggctgccgaagcgaggcccgctcggcagcccaactgccgagcaAGGCTTGCTCGGCAGCTGGGTCTGCCGAGCGGCTGGCCTGTGGTGGGCCGGCTTggctgctcggcagcccaaccgccgagcagacccacttgctcggcagcccagctgccgagcaagcccatcccctttttttttttttataaatttcgttttttaagtgttttaattatttatatttataatattttcatattttttaacatgtttatatttttttttttttttgcgaagcttatctttataacataattagtattaattaatacaaaaaattattaagatttataattcataaataatgttgtaattatgtaattaattgaaaatattcacataaggaaaatcctcaataccaaacgaaaagaaaccctagccgcaatataaaaaatagagccaaaaaaaaaaaaattcgggggcgttgcccccgaacccccacgccgatttgttcgcaccgcaaaggagatttgttcgcttgctccaagttgggcctatcggcccaactctccgcgtcgcgaaccaaatctcaatttttcctccattttttgggccgcacaaaaatatgtcgggtcgggtcataaaccggaccgggtacataaaattcaagacatatattaacaatatatgaaattaattgaaaatattcataatataaaattggtaaatatattcatataaataatgttgtaattatgcaaattcggtcggctaaaaagattgaaagaggaggaaagagggaaatgagggttcatttaatatcgagaagtaacatcgaagggaaaaaaaatgcaaaattgacaaggtcaggacaacaaaaaaaagaaaaagaaatgcagaCAATATAAAGGACGAATACACCTTTGGTCATGACCTTCTTTGAAATAGTGAGCACATATtgtgcccttatttaaaataatactCACTTATttaaagcccttatttgaaatttttcaaaaaggaaaGTTCGCtcggaaaaatataaaaagcatctccttattttttttcttatcacgAAAAGCTCAGCGTTTAGTGTCCCATCCACGCTATTAGAAACATCGATTTGGGCAGTAATTATTCCGCACCACTCACAATCAAAGGTTGGAAGATTGAAGAGCCCGTCACCACGGCCCTCACTAAGATATCGACGGTCATGAAGTCTCTTCACACAAGGTCCGTCGTAACTAGATGATGGAGAACGGGGACTGTCTCGGCGATCCGCTTGCAACGAGCGCGCGCACGTGGCCTCGTCAACCGCATTGATAGTAAAGAGTCTCGTGAATCCTTCCCGCAAAAATTAATTCACCGGTCAACGGTGTTTCGGCTGCAAGGATTGTATCGACTtgataaaatttaggacttgattgcacttcttGAAATATTTTGAGACTCAACTGTAAATTTttcgataagttttaagattcgattgcactttcgtaataagttttaaggTTTCGTTACGGGtacttattttttcaattaacgaGCTATGAATGGTAGGACACGAAGGAAAGGTGAGAGGGTCCACCGCCGATGCTAGGTTGTAAAGAAGGCGTTGAAAATGGACCGGTTTTGCAaaatttcctccatttttccTTGTCCCgaccttgtcaattttgcattttttttcccttcgatgttacttctcgatattaaatgaaccctcatttccctctttcctcctctttcaatctttttagccgaccgaatttgcataattacaacattatttatatgaatatatttaccaattttatattatgaatattttcaattaatttcatatattgttaatatatgtcttgaattttatgtacccggtccggtttatgacccgacccgacatatttttgtgcggcccaaaaaatggaggaaaaattgagatttggttcatgatgcggagagttgggccgataggcccaacttggagcaagcgaacaaatctcctttgcggtgcgaaCAAATCGGCgtggggttcgggggcaacgcccccgaattttttttttttgggctctattttttatattgcggctagggtttcttttcgtttggtattgaggattttccttatgtgaatattttcaattaattacataattacaacattatttatgaattataaatcttaataattttttgtattaattaatactaattatgttataaagataagcttcgcaaaaaaaaaaaaaatataaacatgttaaaaaatatgaaaatattataaatataaataattaaaacacttaaaaaacgaaatttataaaaaaaaaaaaggggatgggcttgctcggcagcccaaccgccgagcaagtGGGTCGCTTCGGCGGTTGGCCGCCGAGCAGCCAAGCCGGCCCACCAGGCCAGCCGGCGCTCGGCAGCCCAGCTGCCGAGCAAGCCTTGCTCGGCGGTTGAGctgccgagcgagacccaaatccgttaatatttatttttaaaaaatatttttgtaaatattatttttaaaaaaattaaattggaaaaaaacccaactAAAGTGGGGTGGCTGCATAAATTGGGGAGGGGAATTTCGACGGAAAAGGGGAGAGAATTGAGGCCCACATGACTTTTCACAAATTCCTTAATTCCCTTGTCTCAAGTGCATAAATTTCACGggtaatttggtaatttaataaataGGTATCGGACAGTCACTTGACTCAAATGACCGAgggtaaaaatgatatttttgcatttagggttcggacaaaattaaatttttcacGCGACTATTCTCGATAAAACGAGTCaaagtttgacgattcaaacttgactttttctgacaaCATCTCGGAACAACCAATCGTCGGCTTCTAAAATctcaagatcaaatttcactttccacGCTGgaattataatttttcctatggACATTGTAATTCCAGGACGTCACAAGGAAGAGTTTGTTGTGTGGATGTCCGAGGGAaggcgagagggagagagagagcaaagatGGGGCTAGAATTTAGGGATAAATGAGTCTTTTCACACGTTCTCTATTGGATCAGTGACATATGATAAAAATCACGATGGCCTAATAGGAAAGTGAAGAATAAGAGCAAGAACAGTGGCGAAATGCGGAGCGACGAAGCCAGAGACCTTCTGGGCTTCCCTCCAAATTCTTGCCCCACTCCTTCTCAGGTACTCCGATTCGATTTTCTCATTCCCCATCTTCCATTCTTACAAAATCCTGCGGGAAAGAGTTGATTTTGTCGTCGGGACTCGATCTGGGCCTtcgtctttttctcttcttgttctgATCCTTTCTTGATTGCTGGAATTCGTTTCACTCTGTCGCCAGTTCGCgttcttttcttggtttttaCCGTTTCTGAGCTCGATCTCTATCTGGGCCTtcgtctttttttcttcttgttccgaTCCTTTCTTGATTGCTGGAATTCGTGTCCCTCTGTTGCCAATTCGCGtccttttcttggtttttaCTTTACCCATTCTGCTCGTCTCGTCGAGTTGATTCGGTGCACAGTTTTGGGCTGCTCGTTGGTCCATCTTGCTTCAGTTCATTCCATGTTTTATAGGGCAAGAGGTTCACGAGGTTGGTGACTTGTGTGTGTGATCATAGAATGGTGGGTCTAATCTTCACCTGCTTCGATTCAGTAAATATTGGACTATGTTGTGGCTCTTACTTAAGATTTGCTTATGCATGACCTGCATTTTGGTGGGAACTATGATGTTCGACTTTGATATGGGTATGTGGCGGTGGGTCAATTTGTTATATAGGTTAAAGCGGCTTTCAAGAAGAAGGTATGGGAGTCGCACCCTGATCTCTTCccaattaatgaaaagaaaacggCAGAATCTAAGTTCAAGCTGGTAACTACTATGGCTCCTGAAATGTTGGagctttccattttttttgttcttctttatttcttccGCGTTCATTCTTCAGTTAGCTGCATTTTGGTAATATGAATTGGAATTGAGTTAATTTCTTATTCGTCGCAGATTTCAGAAGCTTACAACCGTCTGCTGTCTGGTAATTCTCTCTATCTTGAACAGTTGTTGTTTGGAAGACAAGGGCTTGCTCGATAAATTGCGTGCGTCCATTGTAATTCTAAGGGCATGAGTAGttagcttgtaacggacccctGCTAAAAGTTGCCTCCTTGACAGCTTTCTGAGTCCCTTCTTGTATGACAAAGCTGTTCATACTTGCTCTTGAGATATACTATGTCAACTTTTGTTATGACTCACTTAGTAAATTGAGAGACGGAACTACTCTTATTGCAATATTCTAATGAAGCCACCTAAAAGGTGGCATTAGTATATCAATGTCATCTTCTGATATTGGTAGTGATCTCGTCTTGGGTTGTCAAAGGATAAACAGTATCTAGGTTTGAGTTTGCAAAGCATGAGAGCGATGCTAGTGCCTGTCGGTAGAATCATGTTCCAGAGTCTTTCCCCTATTATGAATGTCTGACATTGTTTCACGTTTGCATCATAGGTGCGAAATGGGAATATTCAGAGTCAGGTAAGTTTGAAATTGCTGTGTCTATGTGCTGTGTGGGTGGTGGAGGGCGTTTGTGATGGCAGAATGATCTCGTTTTTCTACAGGTTCATATGTTCGTGTTGTGAGAAGGGGAGTTCCATCGACGAATGGTGCAAAAGGATATCGCGCACTCGTGGGGATACCTTTCCTATTCATCGTTCTGGGAACACTTGGACTCGGGGGATTTAATGCTTCCAGGTGTTTTTCCAGCTTTCAGATTGCCCGGCTCATGGGAACCCAATTTTTCAGTCACAGGCATGACTTAAGATGTACTcaccttttcatttgtttgtgtGTCTAGGGCATACAATAGGGAAAAGCGGAATTATCCATCTCATAATCCCTTTCTTCCCTGATTTGGGAACCGTAGCCGAAACTAAGTCGGATAAATTGTCTGGCATCATGGTCATGAAGTGCGTGTTCAACAGATAAGGCGCTAATGCGAAGAAACATATGATGTATCCTGTACATGTTTGTTAATCCTGTAAATGAATACACAATCAAGATCATCAATCTCCAGATTCaccctcttccttctttttatcAGTCGTATACAATTTGTCTGCAGTCATTGGTCTTCCTCTCGTTTCTGCCCTTTTTTTGGGCCATTGGTCATCTTAGCTTGTTGATTAAATACTTCGCAAGATCCTTCTTCTTGgtgtatattttctttctttctcatatATAACTATCAATTTTTTAGATTGTATGATCATCGATCCAAGATTTTACTACGCACTCATCTCTGGGAATAAGATACGAGAAAATGCACCATACTTCCGTGTATTCATTCTAAAGCACTTAAGTGAAATGAGATAAGAACGCTGCAAGTGCCGTAACTTTTGTAAGGCGCGTAATCGAGCATCACATTCTTCAAAAATCATGAACTTGAGTGCCTCCGTTGATTTGTCTCATTGGGAAATCTTATGCTGTCCTAATTATCGAACGTTGTTTGTTGACAATATGAAATCAACAAATGAGAAGTTAATTGACGTGGTTTATAGATCCATTTAAAGAACCCTAACTCAATTTAAGTAAATAGGGCAAAATTATGTCCAAGTTGGGGGAGAGGGAGAAGTCACTGTCGAAGAACCCTAACTCAAAACGAGTTTTTCTTCTACATTCTCTCTCAGAAGTCACCATTGCCATTCTTTTATTCCGTGATTTTGGGCGCTCAAAGGAAGTGCAAGGACAGAGAAGAGAAAGCGACAATGGACGCCAGCGGAGGAACACTGTCAAAGTCCGCGGACTATGCTTCCAAGACAAAGCAAGAGAGGAACAAAAAgcttcttaaattttttctgtGTCCACAATTTTGACAGAGAGACTTCCCAAAAAAAGCTTTGTTTGCTCTTGccacataaaatgaaaaaatttctacGTGAAGCTTCAATTCCTGTTACAAAAGCAAGCCAGATTCAAAAATACGGTTTAACAAGTCATGTAGGACGAATTGCTAGAGCAGGAACTCAAGGTGATTTTACACCGATGAGGCATTTGAATGAGCAGAGAAAAAGTTCCGGGAATATTCAATTAAGCGCTGTATGAAAATTATGACGTTTCTTGTATTCTTTATCCGGACGAAACTAGGGAAACTAGCATAGTCCAACGATACCGGCAAAGCACCCCCGAGCTAGGGAAGCATGTGCTCGGTTGGTCTTGACTATCAATCAGGAGAAGCTTAGGATTCCATGCGTATCTCTGAGTTATTAAAGCAAGAGGCTTACTTACAAGACCTACACCCTTCAAGAACAAGAAGGCAGGGAAAACTTAGGACTC
Protein-coding sequences here:
- the LOC115756267 gene encoding pectinesterase-like, producing the protein MVGKVVVSVISIILVVGVVIGVVAGVHKYGSAGDSAEKLTPQMKAVSSICAPTDHKELCMKSLGAYAANATTDPKELIKAAVLATLDEMKGSFNFSESLAASATEAPVKMSLDDCKDLYQFAIDELQAAFSFVGDSDLHTVNDRVAEVQNWLNAVVSYQQSCLDGVDDAKLKADLQNNLQNATQLTSNVLAIVSEISKVLAAFDIKLNLTPNSRRLMSMDEGGYPSWFSAADRKLLAKVDNRRIVPNAVVAKDGSGRFRTIAAALAAYPKGHRGRYVIYVKAGVYDEYITVNKDQVNVFMYGDGPRRTIVTGHKNKALAGISTWQSATFSAIGNGFLCKSMGFQNTAGYRGEQAVALRVQSDMSAFFNCRMDGYQDTLYVQTHRQFYRNCVISGTVDFIFGDSATVIQNSLIIARKPGPGQLNTITAQGREERFETTGLVLHNCRIVPEQKLYPQRFAIKTYLGRPWKQYARTVIMESTLGDFIHPAGYLSWNGDNTCVYAEYGNRGPGARASGRVKWKGVRVISKKEAQAFAAGPFLQGRLWLKYTGFPFMLGLRY
- the LOC115756259 gene encoding protein CAJ1, whose amino-acid sequence is MRSDEARDLLGFPPNSCPTPSQVKAAFKKKVWESHPDLFPINEKKTAESKFKLISEAYNRLLSGAKWEYSESGSYVRVVRRGVPSTNGAKGYRALVGIPFLFIVLGTLGLGGFNASRAYNREKRNYPSHNPFLP